The following DNA comes from Bacteroidota bacterium.
TTTACCCGTATTTCGATAAACACAGAAAGATTGTTCTGGAAAACCTCGAACATTCCAGGCAGGCGGATAATATTGAAGCCATTCATGATCTGCGGACCAGCTTTAAAAGGATACGAGTAATCATACGATTTGCCGAAACTCTCAGCAAGGGAAGGATAGATGCATCCTTTATCCTCCGGCAATTCAAGGTGCTATATAATACTTCGGGCCGGGTGCGGGATATACAGGTGCACCGGCAATTGCTGAATGATTACGAACAACTCCTGAGCACCTCATTTCCAGAATACCAGATATACCTTGAAAGACAGGAAAGAAAGGCCCAAAAGAAATATCTGAATGTATCTCTTGAGTACAATCCGTTTTTTTTGAACAGCCTGGATGACATCCTCCGAAACAGGCTGAAGCATGTCAGGGAAAGGTCGGTGATCGTCTGCGCCAACCGAATGGTGGAAGCCCACGTCAAATCAATT
Coding sequences within:
- a CDS encoding CHAD domain-containing protein, giving the protein MDKYIYPYFDKHRKIVLENLEHSRQADNIEAIHDLRTSFKRIRVIIRFAETLSKGRIDASFILRQFKVLYNTSGRVRDIQVHRQLLNDYEQLLSTSFPEYQIYLERQERKAQKKYLNVSLEYNPFFLNSLDDILRNRLKHVRERSVIVCANRMVEAHVKSIRYLFYDFNEKIRFHNIRRHLKNIGYLNNMLSGAIEVDEYLNISRDRLNELGTILGEWHDKVNAVGFLERYRQSKIKVNLLLGKVLEDKYHDEVRIHQILKEEI